One window of Nitrospirota bacterium genomic DNA carries:
- the nusA gene encoding transcription termination/antitermination protein NusA: protein MNRELIQIIEHMSKERGIPKESIILTLESAILSAVRKKIGLKPEIDIKINTEKGGISINAKKKVVKKVLSPDEEISLKDAKKIDPSKEIDDEVDTPISFDNFDFGRIAAQTAKQVLFQRVKEAEKEAIFEEFKSKAGQIISGVVIRREKGNYYVTLGRAEATLPQKSTLPSETLKRGETIRAYIEEVKIVNKAPLILLSRTHPRFVAELFKMEIPEIYDGLVEIRDIVREAGDRTKLTVISKNSMIDPVGACVGMKGTRVQSIVRELKGERIDIIPWTDDPRTLIPKALSPAHVESIGLDEEGKSAMVVVNDQQLSIAIGKKGQNVRLASQLTGWEIEIIGESEYNKMRSGNTESEEPRKNEGEFQEEPASEDEES, encoded by the coding sequence ATGAATCGTGAATTAATTCAGATAATCGAGCATATGAGCAAGGAGAGGGGGATTCCCAAAGAATCTATCATACTGACTCTCGAATCAGCTATCTTGTCTGCAGTAAGAAAGAAGATAGGATTGAAGCCTGAAATAGATATTAAGATAAATACAGAAAAGGGCGGAATTTCTATTAATGCGAAAAAGAAGGTAGTTAAAAAGGTTCTGTCGCCTGATGAGGAGATTTCTCTTAAGGATGCCAAAAAGATAGATCCTTCCAAAGAGATCGATGACGAGGTTGATACCCCTATATCTTTTGATAATTTTGATTTCGGAAGGATAGCGGCCCAGACAGCAAAACAGGTCCTGTTTCAGAGGGTGAAAGAGGCTGAGAAAGAGGCTATATTTGAGGAGTTCAAGAGCAAGGCCGGGCAGATCATCAGCGGTGTAGTTATACGCAGAGAAAAGGGTAACTATTATGTGACTCTTGGAAGAGCGGAAGCGACTCTTCCTCAAAAGTCAACATTGCCTTCAGAGACGCTCAAGAGGGGAGAAACTATTCGCGCCTATATAGAGGAAGTGAAAATTGTTAACAAGGCCCCGCTGATACTTCTTTCCAGGACACATCCGAGATTTGTTGCTGAACTCTTCAAGATGGAGATACCGGAGATTTACGACGGCCTTGTTGAGATAAGGGATATCGTGCGTGAGGCCGGAGACAGGACAAAACTGACTGTCATCTCGAAAAACTCCATGATAGACCCTGTCGGCGCCTGCGTAGGCATGAAAGGCACAAGGGTGCAGTCAATCGTCAGGGAGCTGAAGGGGGAGAGGATCGATATTATCCCCTGGACCGATGACCCTCGCACGCTGATACCCAAAGCGCTCAGCCCGGCTCATGTGGAAAGTATCGGCCTTGATGAAGAAGGTAAATCCGCCATGGTCGTTGTCAACGATCAGCAGCTGTCTATAGCTATAGGGAAAAAAGGACAGAACGTCAGGCTGGCATCTCAGCTGACCGGTTGGGAGATCGAGATAATCGGCGAGTCGGAATATAACAAGATGAGGTCGGGAAACACTGAATCTGAAGAACCCCGGAAGAATGAAGGAGAGTTCCAGGAGGAGCCAGCCTCTGAGGATGAAGAAAGCTAA
- the recG gene encoding ATP-dependent DNA helicase RecG, producing the protein MKKAKGSGEASDSVSFPKITKDTSVQYLKGVGPARARLFERLHLKTIEDLLFHFPRRYEDRRNLSKISGLKYGSHETTVGQIVSAGIVTTRNRRMKIFEAALRDDSGILICKWFNQPYLKQYLKEGYEIVVSGVVKGGNNAATALMENPDFELIGKEDKFIHTSRIVPFHNATEGLKPKQLRILIFHTIEQHLDIVQDYLPTDILERNGLKPLPWSIKEAHFPEEISDISELNRGMSPAHRRLIFDEFFLLELGLALNKKKMTIEKGISFKGRSDLVTRFINGLSFKLTGAQKRVIEQVSFDMEKDVPMNRLLHGDVGCGKTVVALVAMLIAVDNGYQACLMSPTELLAEQHYINIKKMAEGLGLNIALLTSSSKGGPCEDISSGAAQVVIGTHSLIQEAVEFKALGLAVIDEQHRFGVVQRADLRRKGNNPDILIMTATPIPRTLALTLYGDLDISIIDELPSGRKPIMTKILFPSQRDDVYSRIETEISKGRQAYIVYPLIEGSEKSDLKSAIDGAEALKKKFPDKRIGLVHGKIDRNERESVMESFKSGEIDILVSTTVIEVGIDVPNASLMLIVHAERFGLAQLHQLRGRIGRGGYESYCLLLAYPPCSDDAKRRLKVMEATGDGFRIAEEDLAIRGPGEFFGTKQSGIPELQIADIIRDIGILEIARREAFDLADADPGLNLHPLLKETLDKRWAGRLELVKS; encoded by the coding sequence ATGAAGAAAGCTAAGGGTTCAGGCGAGGCAAGCGATTCCGTATCTTTCCCGAAAATAACAAAAGATACCTCTGTCCAGTACCTTAAGGGCGTCGGCCCTGCACGTGCCAGGCTTTTTGAAAGGCTTCATCTGAAAACCATTGAAGATCTTTTGTTTCACTTCCCAAGACGGTATGAAGACAGAAGGAACCTCAGTAAAATATCTGGCCTCAAATACGGGAGCCATGAGACAACCGTAGGCCAAATAGTATCTGCAGGGATCGTCACAACCCGCAATAGAAGGATGAAGATATTTGAGGCCGCCCTCAGGGATGATTCCGGTATTCTTATCTGTAAATGGTTTAACCAGCCGTATCTCAAACAGTACCTGAAAGAAGGGTATGAGATTGTTGTCAGCGGCGTTGTAAAGGGCGGCAATAATGCGGCTACAGCCCTGATGGAGAATCCTGATTTTGAGCTGATCGGGAAAGAAGATAAATTCATTCATACCTCCAGGATAGTGCCTTTTCATAACGCCACAGAAGGACTTAAACCAAAACAGCTTCGAATCTTGATCTTTCATACTATCGAGCAACATCTTGATATAGTGCAGGATTATCTTCCCACTGATATTCTGGAACGGAACGGATTAAAGCCCCTCCCCTGGAGCATTAAAGAGGCGCACTTTCCTGAAGAGATATCTGATATAAGTGAGTTAAACAGGGGTATGAGCCCTGCGCACAGGCGGCTTATCTTTGATGAATTTTTTCTGCTCGAACTCGGCCTTGCCCTTAACAAGAAAAAGATGACGATAGAGAAGGGCATAAGTTTTAAAGGCAGGAGTGATCTCGTCACTCGTTTTATAAATGGGCTTTCATTTAAGCTTACCGGCGCTCAGAAGAGAGTGATAGAGCAGGTAAGTTTTGATATGGAGAAGGATGTTCCAATGAACCGTCTTCTTCATGGTGATGTGGGCTGCGGAAAGACTGTTGTTGCTCTTGTTGCCATGCTTATCGCGGTTGACAACGGTTATCAGGCATGCCTGATGTCGCCGACCGAGCTTCTTGCAGAACAGCATTACATAAACATTAAAAAGATGGCAGAGGGGCTTGGCCTGAATATCGCGCTTCTGACATCAAGCAGCAAAGGCGGGCCTTGTGAGGATATCTCAAGCGGGGCTGCACAGGTAGTGATCGGAACTCATTCACTTATTCAGGAAGCTGTGGAGTTCAAGGCGCTTGGCCTTGCCGTTATAGATGAACAGCACAGGTTCGGTGTTGTTCAGAGGGCGGATTTGAGGCGTAAAGGGAATAACCCTGATATACTCATCATGACCGCAACCCCGATACCCAGAACACTTGCATTGACGCTTTACGGTGACCTTGATATCTCTATAATTGATGAACTTCCTTCAGGCAGAAAGCCAATTATGACAAAGATATTGTTCCCTTCCCAGAGAGATGATGTTTACTCCCGTATTGAGACAGAGATATCAAAGGGCAGGCAGGCATATATAGTTTATCCTTTGATCGAGGGATCTGAGAAGTCAGACCTCAAATCAGCCATAGATGGCGCAGAGGCGCTCAAAAAGAAATTTCCTGATAAAAGGATAGGCCTTGTTCATGGCAAGATTGACCGCAATGAGAGAGAGTCTGTAATGGAGAGCTTCAAATCCGGAGAGATAGACATACTTGTTTCAACCACTGTTATTGAAGTAGGTATAGATGTGCCGAATGCCTCCCTCATGCTTATCGTCCATGCGGAAAGGTTCGGGCTTGCGCAATTGCATCAACTAAGGGGAAGGATCGGCAGGGGTGGCTATGAGTCATACTGCCTGCTGCTGGCTTACCCTCCATGCAGTGATGATGCAAAGAGACGCCTTAAGGTGATGGAGGCAACCGGTGACGGCTTCAGGATAGCTGAGGAGGACCTTGCAATAAGAGGCCCTGGAGAATTTTTCGGCACAAAGCAGTCGGGCATCCCGGAATTGCAGATTGCTGATATAATAAGGGACATTGGAATTCTCGAGATAGCGCGGAGAGAGGCGTTTGATCTTGCAGATGCCGACCCCGGGCTGAACCTGCACCCTTTACTTAAGGAAACTTTGGACAAGAGATGGGCGGGAAGATTAGAACTGGTTAAAAGCTGA
- a CDS encoding prepilin peptidase yields the protein MIMYIIFFIYGLLVGSFLNVCIYRIPMGLSIVRPGSLCPSCGNPVKFYDNIPVLGYIFLGGKCRACKAGISSRYPLVEFLNAVLYIILVSRFGTGSVPALIVYCALLSALVVITFIDIDYQIIPDVISLSGIPLGLLFGATLLPDPFLRTELLGFKTSFIGFLAGGAGFYMIAVLGKLAFRKDAMGGGDIKLMGMIGGFLGWKGVILTTFLGSLFGAVIGIALIVWKGREWGAQIPFGPYLALGAVASLFWGQEILAWYGVF from the coding sequence ATGATAATGTATATTATTTTTTTCATATACGGCCTCCTGGTAGGTTCTTTTCTTAATGTTTGTATCTACCGCATTCCTATGGGGTTATCTATAGTAAGGCCTGGCTCACTCTGTCCTTCATGCGGCAATCCTGTGAAGTTCTATGACAATATCCCTGTTTTAGGTTATATATTCCTCGGCGGGAAATGCAGGGCGTGTAAGGCAGGCATTTCTTCAAGGTATCCGCTTGTTGAGTTTCTCAATGCTGTGTTATACATTATTCTTGTAAGCAGATTCGGAACCGGTTCAGTTCCGGCGCTGATAGTTTATTGCGCCCTTCTTTCAGCTCTTGTTGTTATTACATTCATTGATATTGACTACCAGATCATCCCGGATGTGATAAGCCTTTCAGGTATTCCTCTCGGGCTTCTTTTCGGGGCGACCTTGCTTCCGGACCCTTTTTTAAGAACAGAACTTTTGGGGTTTAAAACTTCTTTCATCGGATTTCTTGCAGGCGGGGCCGGATTCTATATGATAGCCGTTTTAGGAAAGCTTGCATTCAGAAAGGATGCGATGGGCGGCGGAGATATAAAGCTTATGGGCATGATAGGAGGTTTCCTCGGGTGGAAGGGGGTGATCCTTACTACTTTTTTAGGGAGCCTCTTCGGCGCAGTTATAGGGATAGCCCTGATCGTATGGAAAGGCAGGGAGTGGGGAGCGCAGATACCGTTTGGCCCATACCTCGCGCTCGGAGCTGTTGCCAGCCTCTTCTGGGGGCAGGAGATATTGGCCTGGTACGGAGTTTTTTAG
- a CDS encoding CBS domain-containing protein, with translation MLTIKDVLQSKSSAIWSVCPDDSAYKTMELMAEKNIGVLVVIDGDNVVGIVSERDLARKIILKELSSKKVSVKKIMTKDIYCITPDKSVEECMGVMTTAHIRHMPVFENKRLIGVITFGDIANALLVEQEIKIQDLESYFSCCDSVSFDHDV, from the coding sequence ATGTTAACTATCAAAGATGTATTGCAGTCAAAAAGTTCAGCTATCTGGTCAGTCTGTCCTGACGATTCCGCTTATAAGACAATGGAACTAATGGCGGAGAAAAATATAGGGGTATTGGTAGTCATTGATGGAGATAATGTTGTCGGTATAGTCTCTGAGAGAGATTTGGCCAGAAAAATAATCTTAAAAGAGCTGTCTTCCAAAAAAGTTTCTGTCAAAAAAATAATGACAAAGGACATATACTGCATCACTCCTGATAAGTCTGTTGAAGAGTGTATGGGTGTCATGACAACCGCTCATATCCGCCATATGCCCGTCTTTGAAAATAAGAGGCTGATAGGTGTCATAACCTTCGGCGATATTGCCAACGCGCTGCTTGTTGAACAGGAGATAAAGATACAGGATCTGGAGAGCTACTTCTCTTGCTGCGATTCCGTATCATTCGATCATGATGTTTGA
- a CDS encoding RluA family pseudouridine synthase, producing the protein MADYKVKTKSSLVDFLADAGFTRTKVKQLLKHRAIEVNGKAAKVLSRLLLEGDTVSISKERKEKKEIKMVPPMGIKVIYEDDDLIVIEKPAGLLTIASEAEKIKTAYYQLNEFFKMRAPGTNERLFIVHRLDRDTSGLIVFAKNEKTKRILQGNWDQVDKRYYAIVEGKPVKEESEIRSRLSETKSLKVYSTRHSDDGKLAITKYRVLKKGSEYSLLEILLETGRKNQIRVHLSDIGHPVAGDKKYGAKTNPFSRLGLHACLLSFKHPATGILLRFESKLPAVFGKFN; encoded by the coding sequence ATGGCTGATTATAAAGTTAAAACAAAGAGCAGTCTGGTTGATTTTCTGGCTGATGCCGGATTCACGAGAACCAAGGTGAAGCAGCTGCTTAAACACAGGGCCATTGAAGTGAATGGAAAGGCGGCCAAGGTGCTCAGCCGTCTTTTGCTTGAGGGAGATACAGTTTCGATAAGTAAAGAGAGAAAAGAAAAGAAAGAGATAAAAATGGTTCCTCCAATGGGTATCAAGGTCATTTATGAGGACGATGATCTCATAGTCATAGAAAAGCCCGCCGGCCTGCTGACAATAGCCTCTGAGGCAGAAAAGATTAAGACTGCGTATTATCAGCTGAACGAATTCTTTAAGATGAGGGCTCCGGGAACAAATGAAAGGTTATTTATTGTTCACCGTCTGGACCGGGATACATCAGGCCTTATCGTCTTTGCAAAGAATGAGAAGACCAAAAGGATACTCCAGGGGAACTGGGATCAGGTTGATAAACGGTATTACGCTATAGTTGAAGGCAAGCCCGTGAAAGAAGAGTCTGAGATCAGAAGCAGGCTGAGCGAGACCAAATCGCTTAAGGTATATAGTACCCGGCATTCGGATGATGGAAAACTTGCTATAACAAAGTACCGGGTACTAAAGAAAGGATCCGAGTATTCTCTTCTTGAAATACTGCTTGAAACAGGACGTAAGAACCAGATACGCGTTCATCTTTCTGATATCGGCCATCCTGTGGCCGGCGATAAAAAATACGGGGCAAAGACAAATCCTTTCAGCCGTCTCGGGCTGCATGCCTGCCTCCTTTCATTTAAACACCCGGCTACCGGGATCCTATTACGTTTTGAGAGTAAACTTCCGGCTGTGTTCGGTAAGTTCAACTGA
- a CDS encoding AAA family ATPase yields the protein MTTKQNIELNGQFLHALRIIEDSDMNVFITGRAGTGKSTLLQYFRESTKKNIAVLAPTGVAAVNVKGQTIHSFFNFRIDVTPDTAGRIKPRDKEIYKKLDVIVIDEISMVRADLLDCVDIFLRKHGRKKSLPFGGIQMIFIGDLYQLPPVVTSRERALFTDYYKSPYFFSARVFDDDLFSKMSAKSAPFEMNFIELEKVYRQKDQKFLDILNSIRNDTVTDDDIAEINKRYDPGFAEPPGDFYIYLTTTNALAEKINMIKLAALKGKELNYKGIVNGDFEGRTLPTALDLTIKEGSQVMLLNNDSLGRWINGSIGRIVQVEEVGDAADVMWVELSDGEVVDVTPYKWEMYEFSYDKKTSRILSENIGSFTQYPLRLAWAVTIHKCQGMTFDKVIIDVGSGTFSHGQLYVALSRCTTFNGLVLKRLINKKNILLDRRIVDFVTRYQYKEAEKHLSIEERFAIIENAILWKKKLEIIYLKTKDEKSKRTIIPVYAGEMEYKGRKFPGLKAFCTIAKGERVFHMERILDMEMVD from the coding sequence ATGACAACAAAGCAAAACATTGAACTTAATGGCCAGTTCCTTCATGCCCTCCGTATCATTGAAGATTCTGACATGAATGTCTTTATCACAGGAAGGGCGGGCACGGGCAAGTCTACCTTGCTTCAGTATTTCAGGGAATCCACGAAAAAGAATATCGCAGTACTTGCGCCGACCGGCGTTGCGGCAGTAAACGTCAAGGGGCAGACGATCCATTCATTCTTCAATTTCAGGATAGATGTTACCCCTGACACGGCCGGCAGGATAAAGCCGAGGGATAAAGAGATATACAAGAAGCTGGATGTTATTGTTATTGATGAAATATCAATGGTGAGGGCTGACCTGCTGGACTGTGTTGATATATTCCTTAGAAAACACGGCAGGAAAAAGTCACTTCCGTTCGGCGGGATACAGATGATATTTATCGGGGACCTTTATCAGCTGCCGCCTGTTGTGACGTCAAGAGAAAGGGCTCTTTTTACGGATTACTACAAGAGCCCTTATTTCTTCAGCGCCAGGGTCTTTGATGATGACCTTTTCTCAAAGATGTCTGCTAAGAGTGCGCCTTTTGAAATGAACTTCATTGAGCTTGAAAAGGTCTACCGCCAGAAAGATCAGAAGTTTCTGGATATCCTCAACAGTATCAGAAATGATACTGTCACTGATGATGATATTGCAGAAATAAACAAGAGATATGATCCTGGTTTTGCCGAACCTCCCGGTGATTTTTATATTTACCTCACAACGACAAATGCCCTTGCGGAAAAGATCAACATGATCAAGCTTGCGGCATTGAAAGGCAAAGAACTTAATTATAAGGGCATTGTAAACGGGGATTTTGAAGGCAGAACCCTTCCCACAGCCTTGGATCTTACGATTAAAGAAGGTTCACAGGTAATGCTCCTCAACAATGACTCACTCGGCCGCTGGATAAACGGAAGTATCGGCAGGATAGTACAGGTTGAGGAAGTCGGGGATGCTGCTGATGTCATGTGGGTGGAACTCTCTGACGGCGAGGTTGTGGATGTTACACCCTACAAATGGGAGATGTACGAATTCTCATATGATAAAAAGACCTCCAGGATATTGTCTGAGAACATCGGTTCCTTTACTCAATATCCTCTCAGGCTCGCATGGGCGGTGACCATCCACAAATGTCAGGGCATGACTTTTGATAAAGTGATAATAGACGTCGGAAGCGGCACATTTTCTCACGGACAGCTTTATGTCGCATTGAGCCGGTGCACTACATTTAACGGGCTTGTACTGAAAAGATTAATCAATAAAAAAAATATCCTGCTCGACAGAAGGATCGTGGATTTTGTTACACGGTATCAGTATAAAGAGGCAGAAAAGCATCTCTCGATCGAAGAGAGGTTTGCCATCATTGAGAATGCGATACTGTGGAAGAAAAAACTTGAGATAATATACCTGAAGACAAAAGATGAAAAATCAAAGAGAACTATCATCCCTGTATATGCCGGAGAGATGGAATATAAAGGCAGGAAATTTCCCGGCCTTAAGGCATTCTGCACCATTGCAAAGGGGGAGCGGGTATTTCACATGGAAAGGATACTTGATATGGAGATGGTTGACTGA
- a CDS encoding D-alanyl-D-alanine carboxypeptidase, producing the protein MKKHSLLLFISAFLIVAFLCTIPIPSTYAAKKNTTTIKKKQTTRKAKTKALKSGLQKISKNPYLGAIAIDAATSKVLFEDNPDVKGYPASMVKMMNLLVILEAIEAKHITLQDKVTISAEVAKVGGSQVYLKEREVHTVDDLIYALMIPSANDAALALALHYTGNKDKFIAIMNKRAQELGMTDTTFTTVNGLPPDKGKPDVSTPRDITKLCLELLNHPEALRYTSTKERLFRTDSPKPLVMRNHNHLVGSFEGCDGFKTGYFRAAGFSIAATVSKNGERVIAVIFGSADRNVRDASARKILSKSFMELTAGLPSSASDTQEITASIIE; encoded by the coding sequence ATGAAAAAACATTCATTATTATTATTTATCTCTGCATTTCTTATTGTTGCGTTTCTATGCACAATACCGATACCTTCAACATACGCCGCCAAGAAAAATACCACAACCATCAAGAAAAAACAGACGACCAGGAAAGCCAAAACAAAAGCACTCAAGTCTGGTTTACAAAAAATATCAAAAAATCCATATTTAGGCGCTATCGCAATTGATGCCGCTACAAGCAAAGTGCTTTTTGAGGACAATCCGGATGTTAAGGGCTACCCTGCGAGTATGGTCAAGATGATGAACCTTCTTGTTATTTTAGAGGCTATAGAAGCAAAACATATAACTCTTCAGGACAAAGTCACTATATCAGCAGAAGTAGCAAAGGTCGGAGGATCACAGGTATATTTGAAAGAACGCGAAGTGCATACTGTGGACGACCTGATCTATGCCCTCATGATTCCGTCAGCAAATGATGCGGCGCTTGCGCTTGCGCTTCATTACACAGGGAACAAGGACAAATTTATCGCTATCATGAACAAGCGGGCGCAGGAACTCGGCATGACCGATACCACCTTTACCACTGTGAACGGCCTCCCTCCTGACAAAGGCAAGCCGGATGTTTCTACCCCGCGGGATATAACAAAGTTATGCCTGGAACTGCTTAACCATCCGGAAGCCTTGAGATATACTTCAACAAAAGAGCGCCTTTTCCGCACAGACAGTCCAAAACCGCTTGTTATGCGAAACCACAATCATCTTGTCGGAAGTTTTGAGGGCTGTGACGGCTTCAAAACAGGATACTTCAGGGCTGCCGGATTCTCCATTGCTGCAACAGTATCTAAAAATGGGGAACGGGTCATTGCGGTAATTTTTGGATCTGCTGACAGAAATGTGCGTGATGCGAGCGCAAGGAAGATCCTCTCAAAAAGCTTTATGGAGTTAACAGCAGGCCTGCCGTCTTCTGCCTCTGATACGCAGGAAATTACAGCATCTATAATAGAATAA
- a CDS encoding L,D-transpeptidase, translating into MNRFLIRSLLIFLSLISLSGCKDAPVLPEVTRAKAQEHTLWKAGAELYAPEDYRSYISALKNGRELLVTENSKFALFRDYESVQEKFRNIILTGEKVQQKIQEEKDKISKVVTDKTAFLNDRIRTMRRLSSFINEGRISCKSLTTAEVLLSESRLMAKKGDLFAAEDKLEEVSKFTELALKVMSPILSRYSDEAQIKKWRSWVNETIQKSKDRDIYSIVVSKIDKKLIIYNRGIPYRTYEVGIGINGSKDKMYAGDRATPEGKYSISKKTSNSRYYKALHINYPNDDDLKQFSVLKRKGIIPKTAHIGGLIEIHGGGKNGMTYGCIAMENAHMDELFKIVDVGTPIAIVGSVEFENSISSAMKGL; encoded by the coding sequence TTGAATAGGTTTTTGATAAGAAGTTTATTGATTTTCTTATCGTTAATTAGTCTCTCAGGCTGTAAAGATGCACCAGTTCTTCCAGAGGTTACCAGGGCCAAGGCTCAGGAACATACCCTCTGGAAGGCTGGTGCAGAATTATATGCGCCTGAGGATTACAGGAGCTATATTTCAGCTCTGAAAAACGGCAGGGAACTTCTTGTAACTGAAAATTCGAAGTTTGCATTATTCCGGGATTATGAATCCGTACAGGAAAAATTCCGGAATATTATTTTAACCGGCGAAAAGGTGCAGCAAAAGATACAGGAAGAAAAAGACAAGATATCAAAAGTTGTAACGGATAAGACTGCATTTCTGAATGACAGGATAAGAACCATGAGAAGGCTGTCCTCATTTATTAATGAGGGGCGTATTTCATGTAAATCTCTGACAACAGCTGAAGTTCTGCTGAGCGAATCACGATTGATGGCCAAGAAGGGAGATTTATTTGCTGCGGAAGACAAGCTTGAAGAAGTTTCCAAGTTTACGGAGTTGGCATTAAAAGTGATGTCGCCTATACTCAGCCGTTATTCTGACGAAGCCCAGATAAAGAAATGGCGTTCATGGGTCAATGAAACCATTCAAAAATCAAAAGACAGGGATATTTATTCGATCGTAGTGAGCAAGATCGATAAGAAGCTGATTATTTATAACAGAGGCATCCCATACAGGACATATGAAGTCGGCATCGGGATCAACGGTTCAAAGGATAAGATGTATGCAGGCGACAGAGCTACACCCGAAGGGAAGTACAGCATTTCCAAGAAAACATCCAATAGCCGTTATTATAAAGCCCTGCATATCAACTATCCGAATGACGATGACCTGAAGCAGTTCTCTGTTCTCAAGAGAAAAGGAATTATTCCTAAAACAGCCCATATAGGCGGCCTTATTGAAATACACGGCGGCGGAAAGAACGGAATGACCTATGGGTGTATAGCCATGGAGAATGCCCATATGGATGAGCTTTTCAAAATAGTTGATGTTGGTACCCCGATAGCTATAGTAGGATCTGTCGAGTTTGAAAACAGTATTTCATCAGCTATGAAGGGACTTTAA
- a CDS encoding L,D-transpeptidase, translated as MMIIKRAVQILIVLLVAVFFSLEGIGYYLAGRSGSAVVGTGAEKNSKGTPAASFKGSPAALRKKIASLSPKGIYIIIDTARNRLYMKKGEEILREAVISTGSGSILKDPSGKREWVFDTPRGERTVKSKITNPAWVKPDWAFVEEGEEIPADNRDRVETGMLGDYALSIGNGYLIHGTLYTRLLGRSVTHGCVRVGDEDLEFVYKNTPIGSKVIIF; from the coding sequence ATGATGATCATTAAAAGAGCGGTACAGATATTAATAGTACTGCTTGTTGCAGTCTTCTTTTCCCTGGAGGGTATTGGTTATTACCTTGCCGGCAGAAGCGGCAGCGCTGTTGTTGGTACTGGCGCGGAGAAGAATTCCAAAGGGACTCCGGCTGCTTCATTCAAGGGCAGCCCTGCAGCTCTCAGAAAAAAGATCGCCTCTCTTTCTCCCAAAGGAATCTATATAATAATCGATACCGCGAGAAACAGGCTTTATATGAAAAAGGGGGAGGAAATATTGCGTGAGGCTGTGATATCAACCGGCAGCGGCAGCATATTAAAAGACCCTTCCGGCAAGAGAGAATGGGTATTTGACACGCCAAGGGGTGAACGTACTGTAAAGTCGAAGATCACGAACCCGGCATGGGTGAAACCTGACTGGGCCTTTGTTGAGGAAGGTGAAGAGATACCTGCTGATAACAGGGACAGGGTTGAAACCGGGATGCTGGGGGATTATGCCCTTTCCATTGGTAACGGTTATTTGATCCACGGCACTTTATATACAAGACTGCTCGGGAGAAGTGTGACTCACGGATGCGTCAGGGTAGGGGACGAGGACCTTGAGTTTGTTTACAAGAATACACCGATAGGGTCGAAGGTGATAATTTTTTAG